A DNA window from bacterium contains the following coding sequences:
- a CDS encoding NosD domain-containing protein, with protein sequence MIDGYSQPGSSPNTLAVGNDAVLKIVIDCGSLGPFQDALTVSQFPAARGTIIRGLVINNGIGNASNAGKYLELREADTRLQGCFIGVDATGTSVVGSVGSCMEIWDSCLIGGDTPADRNVIAGGSSENVMLGGSNGIGDNILKGNYIGVNAQGTAAFSLSSPDKSVVTSGSGNIIGGPTSAERNVIAPAKNFAVWVTRPAEVTGNYIGVDATGMSDLGEGTGFNYGVYVEYSPAGGTTITDNLISGFGSGILLVNASHVTIQGNRVGTDASGSPTLGNYVGVRIYGVPGQGGDSTLIGGDLPGQGNVIAGNDFGIVIESDLHSISILGNSICCNIVSGIDLGFYNGVTANDPGDADGGPNFLQNFPVLVEALDQPTQSWITGTLNTTPNTQIHVEYFYSPACGASGNGEGQTFLGSQTASTDGAGDVDLDFIGPPIAAGGVVTATATDPDGNTSEFSACLLVVADNDGDSLADANDNCPLISNSDQADADGDNIGDVCDTLVVTVYSPVDIIVVSPDGQDSIGLDFNTMGATAGYITTTDFGIGPNGVAGELDDRVWILAPRYGSYKIRIVAEIGADPSDNYFLGIRDPGGNVSGYVSVTGTGASTQVAFSNTPVANAVPPQGESSNLLMLSAPQRRGDMNDDHIFNVLDVTMMIGVTFRSAALPNPPDVADLNGDGITNVLDVIYIINTTFRNGPEPIP encoded by the coding sequence ATGATAGACGGATACTCGCAGCCCGGGAGCAGCCCCAACACGCTGGCTGTTGGCAATGACGCGGTTCTGAAGATTGTGATCGATTGTGGTTCCTTAGGGCCTTTTCAGGACGCGCTGACCGTGAGCCAGTTTCCCGCCGCAAGGGGGACCATAATCCGCGGACTCGTCATCAACAATGGAATAGGGAACGCGTCAAATGCGGGCAAATACCTGGAGCTGCGAGAAGCCGATACACGGCTTCAAGGGTGCTTCATCGGGGTCGACGCAACCGGCACATCAGTGGTAGGTTCCGTGGGATCATGCATGGAGATTTGGGACTCCTGCCTCATCGGTGGTGATACACCCGCGGATAGAAACGTAATCGCCGGTGGAAGCAGTGAGAATGTGATGCTGGGAGGATCAAATGGCATTGGAGACAACATCCTGAAAGGCAATTACATCGGTGTCAACGCCCAGGGAACGGCTGCTTTCAGCTTATCTTCGCCCGACAAGAGCGTGGTTACGTCGGGGAGCGGCAACATCATCGGTGGCCCGACCTCCGCGGAGCGAAACGTCATCGCGCCCGCCAAGAACTTCGCAGTGTGGGTGACGCGGCCAGCCGAGGTCACCGGCAACTATATCGGAGTCGACGCCACCGGGATGTCAGATTTGGGCGAAGGCACGGGCTTCAACTACGGCGTTTACGTCGAATACTCCCCTGCCGGCGGAACGACAATCACCGACAATCTCATTTCGGGTTTTGGCAGCGGCATCTTGCTTGTGAATGCCTCACATGTCACCATTCAGGGCAACCGCGTCGGCACGGATGCATCGGGAAGTCCCACACTAGGCAATTATGTCGGCGTCCGGATTTATGGTGTGCCGGGCCAGGGAGGCGACAGCACACTGATTGGCGGCGATCTGCCAGGCCAGGGAAACGTGATTGCGGGCAACGACTTTGGCATCGTCATCGAAAGCGACTTGCACTCGATCTCCATACTCGGAAATTCCATCTGTTGCAACATCGTGTCGGGGATCGACCTGGGCTTCTACAATGGCGTCACCGCCAACGACCCGGGTGACGCCGACGGCGGTCCCAACTTCCTGCAAAACTTCCCGGTGCTCGTCGAGGCCCTGGACCAGCCAACTCAGAGCTGGATTACCGGAACACTGAACACCACGCCGAACACGCAAATTCATGTCGAGTATTTCTACAGTCCGGCGTGTGGTGCGTCCGGCAATGGTGAGGGACAGACATTCCTCGGTTCTCAGACGGCTTCCACGGACGGGGCGGGAGATGTCGATCTTGATTTCATCGGCCCCCCGATCGCCGCGGGCGGAGTGGTCACCGCGACGGCAACCGACCCGGATGGAAACACCTCCGAATTCTCCGCCTGCCTGCTGGTTGTCGCGGACAACGACGGCGACAGTCTGGCTGACGCCAACGACAATTGCCCGCTGATCAGCAATTCAGATCAGGCGGATGCCGACGGCGACAACATCGGCGATGTGTGCGACACCCTGGTCGTCACCGTCTACTCTCCGGTGGACATCATCGTCGTCTCTCCCGACGGGCAGGACTCCATCGGGCTCGATTTCAACACCATGGGAGCAACAGCAGGTTACATCACGACGACCGATTTCGGCATCGGGCCCAATGGCGTTGCCGGTGAACTCGACGACCGCGTCTGGATTCTGGCCCCGCGGTACGGCAGCTACAAGATCCGGATTGTCGCGGAGATCGGCGCCGATCCATCCGACAACTATTTCCTCGGGATTCGTGACCCCGGCGGCAACGTAAGCGGATACGTCTCTGTGACAGGAACGGGAGCGTCCACACAGGTGGCCTTCTCGAACACTCCGGTCGCCAACGCGGTGCCGCCACAGGGAGAGTCGTCGAATCTGCTGATGCTCTCGGCCCCGCAGCGCCGCGGTGACATGAATGACGACCACATTTTCAATGTCTTGGATGTCACTATGATGATCGGGGTAACATTCCGGAGCGCCGCGCTCCCGAACCCTCCGGACGTGGCCGATCTCAACGGCGATGGAATCACGAATGTTCTGGACGTCATCTACATCATCAACACGACATTCCGTAATGGACCGGAGCCGATTCCGTAG
- the meaB gene encoding methylmalonyl Co-A mutase-associated GTPase MeaB, translated as MTLLDRFFAGDRVALARIITHVENRAPGYHEVLARIFAHRHGAYRVGLTGPPGAGKSSLVNQLALMLAGEGHKVGVIAVDPSSPFTGGALLGDRVRMQSLYGIENVFIRSMATRGSSGGLAAATKDVCVVMEGFGFDIVLIETVGVGQIELDVAAVCDTVAVVFVPESGDAIQAMKSGLMEIADVFCLNKSDRPGSDRIKAELESILEVRREVRKSLGTFSDWHPPVTMSVATSGQGIPALWDSIQKHRAYREQRDPTGHMRLRVRSDLILALLELARRQLDADLLESPRLEQAVDQIVSSQADPYTMAQKLFADWRGQA; from the coding sequence ATGACGCTCCTCGACCGCTTCTTTGCCGGCGACCGTGTGGCTTTGGCCCGCATCATCACGCATGTCGAGAACCGCGCGCCCGGTTACCACGAGGTGCTCGCGCGCATCTTTGCGCACCGCCATGGCGCCTATCGTGTGGGGCTGACCGGCCCGCCCGGCGCCGGGAAATCGTCGCTGGTCAACCAGCTGGCGCTGATGCTGGCCGGCGAGGGGCATAAAGTCGGCGTGATCGCGGTCGATCCCTCCAGCCCGTTTACCGGCGGTGCGCTTCTGGGGGACCGGGTGCGCATGCAGTCGCTCTACGGCATCGAGAATGTTTTCATCCGCAGCATGGCCACCCGCGGTTCCTCCGGCGGGCTGGCCGCCGCCACGAAAGACGTCTGCGTGGTCATGGAGGGATTCGGCTTCGACATTGTGTTGATTGAAACTGTCGGTGTCGGCCAGATCGAACTCGATGTCGCCGCCGTCTGCGACACCGTGGCCGTGGTCTTCGTGCCCGAATCGGGCGATGCCATTCAGGCGATGAAATCGGGCCTGATGGAAATCGCCGATGTCTTCTGCCTGAACAAAAGCGACCGTCCCGGTTCCGATCGCATCAAGGCCGAACTGGAATCGATCCTTGAAGTGCGCCGCGAGGTTCGCAAGTCGCTGGGCACGTTCTCCGATTGGCACCCACCGGTGACAATGTCGGTGGCGACCTCGGGGCAGGGAATTCCCGCGCTCTGGGACTCAATCCAGAAGCACCGCGCCTACCGGGAGCAACGCGACCCGACCGGACATATGCGGCTGCGCGTGCGTTCCGATCTCATCCTGGCGCTGCTCGAACTGGCGCGTCGCCAGCTGGACGCCGACCTGCTCGAATCGCCGCGACTTGAGCAGGCGGTCGATCAGATCGTTTCCAGCCAAGCCGACCCGTACACGATGGCGCAGAAGCTCTTCGCGGACTGGCGCGGTCAGGCATAA